In one window of Paracoccus saliphilus DNA:
- the lpdA gene encoding dihydrolipoyl dehydrogenase, with protein sequence MTRDVMLPDIGDFKEVPVVEIPVAVGDRLAAESTILVLESEKATLDIPAPFGGTVVEIFVSEGDLLSEGSLVLRMETELDAAEATFEAAPQAAPNANCGENHTQMLVIGAGPGGYTAAFRTADLGREVTLVDPRATLGGVCLNVGCIPSKALLHLAKVWDEADEAAAHGLKFAAPDVNLDGVRDFKNGVIAKLTGGLTALAKKRKVRVIRGIATFSGAHSVEITDADGSIQNLTFDQAIVAVGSEPVWLPFLPDDPRIIDSTGALELESIPERLLVIGGGIIGLEMAQIYDSFGAHVEIVELANQIIPGADKDVIAPLAERISKSYGAVRTGSKVTSVLAGDKLVVSFECAEGVETAEYDRILVAVGRTPNGAKVAPGVAGIVVEGPGFLPVNAQMQTSQPHIFAIGDVVGQPMLAHKATHQAKVAAEAAADFKVTFEPACIPSVAYTDPEVAWVGLTETEAKIRGIKLKRGGFPWMASGRALSLVRDEGATKLLFDDATGKVVGGAIVGPGAGELIAEVALAIEMGADAHDIGMTIHPHPTLSETVGFAAEAFLGTLTDL encoded by the coding sequence ATGACTCGTGACGTTATGCTTCCCGATATTGGGGACTTCAAGGAGGTGCCGGTGGTGGAGATCCCGGTGGCCGTGGGAGATCGACTGGCAGCCGAGAGCACGATTCTGGTGCTGGAAAGTGAGAAGGCAACGCTGGATATTCCCGCGCCCTTTGGCGGAACTGTGGTCGAAATTTTTGTTTCTGAGGGGGATTTGCTGAGCGAAGGCAGTCTTGTCCTGCGGATGGAGACCGAATTGGATGCGGCAGAAGCTACGTTCGAAGCGGCGCCGCAGGCTGCGCCGAATGCCAACTGTGGTGAAAATCACACGCAGATGCTGGTGATCGGTGCGGGGCCAGGAGGATATACTGCGGCCTTCCGCACGGCGGATCTGGGGCGCGAGGTGACTTTGGTCGATCCGCGGGCCACGCTTGGTGGTGTCTGTCTGAACGTTGGCTGCATACCGTCCAAGGCACTTTTGCATCTGGCGAAGGTTTGGGATGAGGCCGATGAGGCTGCTGCGCACGGACTGAAATTCGCGGCACCTGATGTGAATCTGGACGGCGTTCGCGATTTCAAGAACGGCGTGATAGCAAAGCTGACTGGCGGTTTGACCGCCCTGGCCAAGAAACGCAAAGTGCGCGTCATTCGCGGCATAGCGACATTCAGCGGCGCACATTCGGTCGAGATCACCGATGCCGACGGTTCCATACAGAACCTGACATTCGATCAAGCGATCGTTGCTGTCGGATCGGAGCCAGTATGGCTGCCGTTCCTGCCGGATGATCCGAGAATCATAGACAGCACCGGCGCGCTTGAGCTGGAGAGTATTCCCGAGCGTCTGCTGGTCATCGGTGGCGGTATAATCGGCTTGGAAATGGCGCAGATCTACGACTCGTTTGGTGCTCACGTGGAAATCGTCGAATTGGCAAATCAGATTATTCCGGGTGCGGACAAGGATGTCATTGCGCCGTTGGCCGAGCGGATTTCCAAAAGCTATGGCGCAGTGCGGACGGGAAGTAAGGTTACCTCGGTTTTGGCGGGCGACAAGCTTGTCGTGTCCTTTGAATGCGCCGAAGGTGTCGAAACTGCTGAATATGATCGCATCCTCGTTGCAGTTGGCCGGACTCCAAATGGCGCCAAGGTGGCCCCGGGGGTAGCGGGGATTGTCGTCGAAGGACCAGGGTTCTTGCCGGTGAATGCGCAAATGCAAACCAGTCAGCCCCATATCTTTGCCATTGGCGATGTTGTCGGCCAGCCGATGCTTGCTCATAAAGCCACCCATCAGGCCAAAGTGGCAGCGGAAGCCGCGGCGGACTTCAAAGTTACGTTCGAACCGGCCTGCATTCCGTCGGTCGCCTATACCGACCCGGAAGTTGCCTGGGTAGGGCTGACCGAGACCGAAGCCAAGATTAGGGGTATCAAGTTGAAGAGGGGCGGTTTCCCATGGATGGCCTCTGGCCGAGCCTTGTCGCTTGTGCGGGATGAAGGGGCCACCAAGCTGCTGTTTGATGACGCGACCGGCAAGGTGGTTGGTGGGGCAATCGTCGGACCAGGTGCCGGGGAGTTGATCGCCGAGGTTGCGCTTGCGATCGAGATGGGCGCAGACGCCCATGACATCGGCATGACCATTCACCCTCACCCGACGCTATCTGAAACAGTTGGATTCGCAGCGGAGGCGTTTCTGGGCACACTTACCGATCTTTAG
- a CDS encoding 2-oxo acid dehydrogenase subunit E2, with the protein MNNLIEIRVPDIGDFSDVPVVEIPVSVGEQLAVDDTVIVVESDKATLDVPTTHAGRVAEIKVAVGDSVSKNSLVLILDVEAETAATSEVPHAQAEAPAQAAPTVPAAEAPKRQPAPLAVASDALQVATAPGHLIYASPSIRRYARTLGVRVGRVKGTGPKGRILREDIEAFVKAAMSAPAHTSAAGGQMMIGLPEWPKVDFAKFGEVERVQLSRIAKISGPALARNSMVIPHVTNFDKADITELESFRKMLNGEAEQGDGKITMLVFTVKAVVAALKAYPKFNSSLDDGELVLKKYWNIGVAADTPEGLVVPVIKEADKKGIRGIAAEMAALALAAREGKLKATDIQGATFTISSLGGIGGTNFTPIINAPEVAILGMTRAEMQPVWDGAGFAPRLVQPISLSWDHRVVDGVAAAHFLQHVSRSLSDFRRISV; encoded by the coding sequence ATGAACAATCTGATTGAAATCCGAGTACCGGATATTGGCGATTTTTCCGATGTCCCAGTGGTGGAAATCCCGGTTTCCGTCGGCGAGCAGCTTGCAGTGGATGACACGGTTATCGTTGTGGAAAGCGACAAGGCGACATTGGATGTGCCAACCACGCATGCCGGGCGGGTGGCTGAAATCAAGGTCGCCGTAGGGGACAGCGTCAGCAAGAACAGCTTGGTTCTGATCCTGGACGTGGAGGCTGAGACAGCGGCAACCTCGGAGGTGCCCCATGCACAGGCCGAAGCGCCAGCGCAAGCCGCCCCGACGGTGCCCGCTGCCGAGGCACCAAAACGACAGCCTGCGCCATTGGCTGTTGCGAGTGATGCACTTCAGGTTGCAACGGCTCCAGGCCATCTGATTTATGCGTCGCCTTCGATCCGCCGCTATGCACGCACGCTCGGGGTGCGCGTCGGTCGGGTGAAGGGTACCGGGCCGAAGGGCCGTATTCTGCGGGAAGATATTGAAGCCTTTGTCAAAGCCGCGATGAGCGCCCCGGCGCATACGTCGGCCGCGGGTGGTCAGATGATGATCGGACTTCCTGAATGGCCAAAGGTAGATTTTGCTAAGTTCGGAGAGGTCGAGCGCGTGCAACTCAGTCGGATCGCCAAGATTTCCGGTCCGGCGCTGGCGCGTAATTCGATGGTCATCCCGCATGTCACCAACTTCGACAAGGCAGACATCACTGAGCTGGAAAGTTTCCGCAAGATGCTGAACGGCGAGGCGGAGCAGGGCGACGGCAAGATCACCATGCTTGTATTCACCGTCAAAGCGGTGGTGGCGGCGCTAAAGGCCTACCCGAAGTTCAACTCGTCGCTGGATGACGGTGAACTGGTACTCAAGAAGTACTGGAATATCGGTGTCGCCGCGGACACGCCCGAAGGACTGGTCGTGCCGGTGATCAAGGAGGCCGACAAGAAAGGTATCCGCGGAATCGCTGCCGAAATGGCTGCGCTCGCGCTGGCCGCCCGCGAGGGCAAGCTGAAAGCGACAGATATACAGGGCGCCACTTTCACAATCTCATCCTTGGGCGGTATCGGCGGCACCAATTTCACGCCGATCATCAATGCACCGGAGGTGGCAATCCTTGGTATGACCCGTGCCGAGATGCAGCCGGTTTGGGATGGAGCGGGCTTCGCGCCGCGCCTTGTGCAGCCGATCAGCCTGAGCTGGGATCACCGCGTGGTTGATGGGGTCGCCGCCGCACACTTCCTTCAGCATGTGAGCCGCTCCTTGAGTGACTTCCGCCGCATTTCCGTCTGA
- the mdeB gene encoding alpha-ketoglutarate dehydrogenase has protein sequence MLKKTFIDQDAIETGEWLEAFEALAQEGGGERARFVLDLIQEKARLIGVATNNLPYSAYRNTIPLPQQPKFPGNLEMEERITSIIRWNALAMVVRANKAYGELGGHIASYASAAEIFEMGFNHFFRGRTETFDGDLVYFQPHSAPGVYARAFLEGRLSEVDISSYRQEFPGKGLCSYPHPWLMNEFWQLPTGSMGIGPLSAVYQARYMRYLQARGLADTQERHVWGVFGDGEMDEPESIAGLTLAAREGLENLTFIVNCNLQRLDGPVRGNGQIIQELEALFVGAGWNVIKVLWGSEWDSIFARDTNNVLLRRFAETVDGEYQNLGSKEGDYNRSKFFDVDPESAALVSHLSDDEIHKLKRGGHDFKKLYAAFATAKAHKGRPTVILTKTKKGYGMGGSGESRMMAHQAKKLDVDALLAFRDRFNLPLTDKQVEALEFYKPPEDSPELRYLQARRADLGGYLPRRFPNAATSAPKRPELAKYAKFALAADGKEMSTTMAAVRMLGGLLKDKEFGPRLVPIVADEARTFGMDNLFRQVGIYAPEGQLYEPEDSGSMMYYKESTDGQLLEEGITEAGALSSWTAAATSYSLHNTEMLPVYIYYSMFGFQRVGDLIWAAADQRARGFLLGATAGRTTLSGEGLQHQDGSSHMMAASIPNCRAYDPAFAYELAVIMEYGMGRMLDEKRDEFFYITVMNENYAQPSLPEGVKDGIIRGMYKFVSRGKTKAPHVRLVGSGTIMMEVLAAAEILEKDYGIASDIYSATSFTELAREAALVQRQNRLGAVKNPAKSHVETLLSGTDAVIAASDYVRAFPQQIAPYIDATMTVLGTDGFGRSANRKSLRRFFEVDRQHIALAAIESLVRQGKLDHSFIGKAISELEVDVEAAASWTV, from the coding sequence ATGCTGAAAAAGACATTCATAGACCAAGATGCAATCGAAACAGGTGAGTGGCTTGAAGCATTCGAAGCGTTGGCCCAGGAAGGGGGAGGTGAGCGTGCGAGGTTTGTGCTGGATCTCATTCAGGAGAAAGCCCGCCTTATTGGCGTCGCAACGAACAATCTTCCATATTCCGCCTATCGCAATACGATTCCCTTGCCGCAACAACCAAAATTTCCTGGCAACCTTGAGATGGAGGAGCGAATAACATCCATCATCCGCTGGAACGCATTGGCCATGGTCGTTCGGGCAAACAAAGCATATGGGGAGTTAGGTGGCCATATTGCGTCCTACGCTTCGGCGGCGGAAATCTTTGAGATGGGGTTCAACCATTTCTTTCGAGGACGTACCGAAACCTTCGACGGTGACTTGGTGTATTTTCAACCGCATTCAGCTCCGGGTGTTTATGCGCGTGCCTTTCTTGAAGGCCGACTGAGCGAGGTAGATATTTCCAGCTATCGTCAGGAATTTCCTGGCAAGGGGCTTTGTTCCTATCCGCACCCGTGGCTGATGAATGAATTCTGGCAGCTGCCAACAGGGTCCATGGGGATCGGGCCTTTGTCGGCGGTCTATCAGGCACGCTACATGCGGTATTTGCAGGCGCGTGGATTGGCGGACACACAGGAGCGCCATGTCTGGGGGGTGTTCGGTGATGGCGAAATGGATGAGCCTGAGTCGATTGCGGGTCTGACGCTAGCGGCGCGGGAAGGACTGGAAAACCTGACCTTCATTGTGAACTGCAATCTCCAGCGTCTGGACGGGCCGGTCCGCGGCAACGGCCAGATCATTCAGGAACTTGAGGCCCTGTTTGTCGGTGCGGGTTGGAACGTGATCAAGGTGCTTTGGGGATCGGAGTGGGACAGCATCTTCGCGCGCGATACCAACAACGTGCTGCTGCGCCGCTTCGCAGAAACCGTGGACGGGGAATACCAGAACCTCGGTTCCAAGGAGGGCGATTATAACCGCTCCAAATTCTTCGACGTCGACCCGGAAAGTGCGGCCCTAGTCAGCCATCTGTCTGACGATGAAATCCACAAGCTCAAGCGTGGAGGGCATGATTTCAAAAAGCTTTACGCAGCTTTCGCGACGGCGAAGGCCCATAAGGGCCGTCCGACTGTCATCCTGACCAAGACCAAGAAGGGTTATGGTATGGGCGGCAGCGGCGAAAGCCGAATGATGGCACATCAGGCCAAGAAGCTGGACGTTGATGCGCTGCTGGCGTTTCGGGACCGGTTCAACTTGCCGCTGACCGACAAGCAGGTTGAGGCGCTGGAATTCTACAAGCCTCCTGAGGACAGCCCGGAGCTGCGCTACTTGCAAGCCCGCCGTGCCGATCTCGGCGGCTATCTGCCGAGGCGTTTTCCAAACGCGGCCACAAGCGCGCCGAAGCGCCCTGAACTTGCGAAATACGCCAAGTTCGCTCTGGCAGCGGATGGCAAGGAGATGTCAACCACAATGGCTGCCGTGCGGATGCTCGGCGGCCTCCTGAAAGACAAGGAATTCGGTCCGCGTCTGGTCCCGATCGTGGCGGATGAGGCGCGTACATTCGGTATGGATAACCTATTCCGTCAGGTTGGCATCTACGCGCCCGAGGGACAGCTCTATGAGCCCGAGGACTCCGGCTCGATGATGTACTACAAGGAATCGACTGATGGTCAGCTGCTTGAAGAGGGTATCACCGAGGCCGGGGCGCTTTCCAGCTGGACTGCGGCGGCGACGTCATATTCGCTGCACAACACTGAGATGCTCCCGGTCTATATCTATTATTCGATGTTTGGCTTCCAGCGGGTTGGCGATCTGATCTGGGCGGCCGCCGACCAACGGGCACGGGGTTTCCTGCTTGGCGCGACGGCAGGACGCACAACGTTGTCGGGCGAGGGGCTTCAGCATCAGGATGGGTCAAGCCACATGATGGCGGCGTCCATTCCGAACTGTCGTGCCTATGACCCGGCATTCGCCTATGAGCTTGCCGTGATCATGGAGTACGGCATGGGCCGGATGCTCGATGAGAAACGGGATGAGTTCTTCTACATCACCGTAATGAACGAGAACTATGCCCAGCCGTCTTTGCCGGAAGGCGTCAAAGACGGGATCATCCGAGGCATGTACAAGTTCGTCAGCCGGGGTAAGACTAAGGCTCCGCATGTGCGCCTTGTCGGCTCGGGCACTATCATGATGGAGGTGCTGGCAGCGGCCGAGATCCTTGAAAAAGACTATGGGATCGCAAGCGACATCTATTCGGCGACATCGTTCACCGAACTTGCACGCGAGGCAGCCTTAGTGCAGCGGCAGAACCGTCTGGGGGCTGTGAAGAACCCGGCGAAGAGTCATGTGGAGACCTTGCTTTCAGGAACCGATGCGGTGATTGCCGCGAGCGATTATGTCCGCGCCTTTCCGCAGCAGATCGCGCCCTATATCGATGCGACCATGACAGTGCTCGGCACCGACGGGTTTGGCCGGTCGGCCAACCGCAAGTCGTTACGCCGCTTCTTCGAGGTGGATCGCCAGCATATCGCACTGGCCGCCATCGAGTCGTTGGTGCGTCAGGGGAAGCTGGACCATTCGTTTATCGGCAAGGCGATTTCCGAGCTTGAGGTTGACGTAGAGGCCGCAGCCTCCTGGACCGTATAA
- a CDS encoding helix-turn-helix domain-containing protein — translation MLATKTGLTKSYLSKVERGLSKPSIEVALKIAKALNVSVEALFSHDHQDGKFGIQRAVNGVSGDPESYLSLVGGLHPASRTRVFIVRPTIASSRNRLVSHHSGEEILFVLRGQVEVKINGQTEVLRPGDCASLDPESPHKLSPVSDVPTEVLVVVSSSEEDN, via the coding sequence ATGCTCGCCACCAAAACCGGCCTCACGAAGAGCTATCTTTCGAAGGTCGAGCGCGGTCTCTCTAAACCGTCGATCGAGGTCGCCCTCAAGATTGCCAAGGCATTGAACGTGTCGGTCGAGGCGCTTTTCTCTCATGATCACCAAGACGGAAAGTTCGGCATCCAGCGCGCTGTCAATGGTGTCTCTGGCGATCCCGAGAGTTATCTTTCGCTTGTCGGAGGGTTGCACCCTGCTTCCAGAACTAGGGTTTTCATCGTTCGACCGACGATTGCCTCGAGCCGCAATCGGCTTGTTAGCCATCACAGTGGGGAAGAGATACTCTTTGTTCTGAGGGGACAGGTTGAGGTCAAGATAAATGGTCAGACCGAAGTGCTGAGACCGGGTGACTGCGCCAGCCTCGATCCGGAAAGCCCCCACAAACTATCGCCTGTGAGTGATGTTCCGACAGAAGTTCTGGTCGTCGTTTCTTCGAGTGAAGAAGACAACTAA
- a CDS encoding PDR/VanB family oxidoreductase: protein MTPKPIRTVSTVIRHTSEPIPGIRVMVLQDEDGWELPPFRPGAHIDIHLEKRLVRTYSLCNAPHENDRYVIAVKREEMGRGGSIFVHDRLAVGQHLQVSLPRGGMEVDPQEMNIFIAGGIGITPFCSVIRDMEYRGLANYRLYWSSNGPACLPEMIQPAVDAGRVDIVNTLTAPIPDISEQLARHENGIRAFCCGPAPMLDAFDKAVSDWPEERFHVERFTPVRIASDPNAKPFTLVLARSGRQQVVEPGDSIVEALIDMDADISFSCEGGICGLCRTRWIEGPPVHNDRILTAEERAQDVMICVAGCKGPRLVIDA from the coding sequence ATGACGCCAAAGCCAATTCGTACCGTCTCGACCGTAATCCGGCATACCAGCGAGCCTATCCCCGGCATCAGGGTTATGGTGTTACAGGATGAGGATGGTTGGGAACTCCCTCCATTTCGCCCCGGAGCGCACATCGATATTCATCTGGAGAAAAGGTTGGTGCGGACCTACTCTCTCTGCAATGCGCCACATGAGAACGATCGCTACGTTATCGCTGTCAAACGAGAAGAAATGGGGCGTGGCGGTTCCATTTTCGTTCACGACAGGCTTGCCGTCGGACAGCATTTGCAAGTCTCGCTTCCCCGCGGTGGCATGGAGGTTGATCCGCAAGAGATGAATATTTTCATCGCGGGCGGTATCGGCATCACTCCGTTTTGCTCGGTCATAAGGGATATGGAATATCGCGGTCTCGCCAACTACCGGCTCTACTGGTCGAGCAATGGTCCGGCCTGCCTACCGGAAATGATACAACCTGCCGTTGATGCGGGTCGGGTCGACATTGTGAACACGCTCACCGCACCGATTCCGGATATCAGCGAGCAACTCGCGCGGCATGAGAACGGCATTCGCGCCTTCTGCTGTGGGCCCGCTCCGATGCTCGACGCTTTCGACAAGGCTGTCTCTGACTGGCCCGAAGAACGATTTCATGTGGAGAGGTTTACGCCGGTCAGAATTGCGTCAGACCCGAACGCAAAGCCGTTCACCTTGGTGTTGGCGCGGAGCGGACGACAGCAGGTCGTGGAGCCTGGGGACAGCATCGTCGAAGCTCTCATCGATATGGACGCCGACATTTCCTTCTCTTGCGAAGGCGGCATCTGCGGCCTGTGTCGGACGCGCTGGATCGAAGGGCCTCCTGTTCATAATGATCGCATTCTAACAGCGGAGGAGCGTGCGCAGGACGTGATGATATGCGTCGCCGGCTGCAAAGGGCCGCGTCTGGTGATAGATGCATGA
- a CDS encoding MOSC domain-containing protein has protein sequence MTIRETLETLTDATWSGVVCHLHKTPRAFLPMKNFETLQLVAGRGIEGDRYMIGNEAGFYSHKPEDGRQVTLFEIEALEAIRRDYGIEIAPIEHRRNVTVRGVPLNHLVFKKFWLGECLLEATRLSTPCKHIEEILGKPVFDPMVHRSGLNCRILQGGTVKVGDTVRPV, from the coding sequence ATGACAATCCGCGAAACCCTCGAGACCCTGACCGATGCGACATGGTCAGGTGTGGTGTGCCATCTGCACAAGACGCCCCGGGCGTTCCTGCCAATGAAAAATTTCGAGACACTCCAACTTGTCGCAGGCAGGGGCATCGAAGGCGATCGTTACATGATCGGCAATGAAGCGGGTTTCTATTCGCACAAGCCTGAAGACGGACGTCAGGTCACGCTATTTGAGATCGAGGCGCTGGAAGCGATCAGGCGTGATTACGGCATCGAGATTGCTCCAATTGAGCATCGCCGGAATGTGACGGTCCGGGGTGTTCCCCTGAATCACCTCGTCTTCAAGAAATTCTGGCTGGGTGAGTGCCTGCTGGAGGCGACCCGCCTTTCCACGCCGTGCAAGCATATCGAGGAAATTCTGGGCAAGCCGGTCTTCGATCCGATGGTGCACAGATCCGGCCTGAACTGCCGCATCCTTCAGGGCGGCACAGTCAAGGTCGGCGACACGGTGAGGCCCGTATGA
- a CDS encoding thiamine pyrophosphate-dependent enzyme, translating to MTRYRIADLIAETIRLNGGDRAFSVPGESFLGLLDALRDMDDIDVVTCRHEGSAGLAAVADAKLTGRPGVLMVSRGPGLFNAGLSLHVAQQEAIPMLVFVGQVDRGDLTRGAVQEVDGGRAFLSTAKWHTRLDRGDRAAERLARAFAVSQTGTPGPVVIELPEDALLDEVNDQATAFRLPRPGPTLAEVEEVVHMITHARKPLILVGSEDRSSEFRSSILAVAEAFNIPVMATNKCQDQFPNTHPLWAGQLGFFPTEANKAKMEATDLLIAVGTQMGDLDTLGYSAPSAATPVIHVFPDQGPLAHLRGATLPVLSGSRAFLIPLANKAPIELPDRRTWLKEIARLQSTPTTPSKSDIWSTSVAMIAQCAEMDAVITTDSGNFAAAVHANFRFNPEMMLLGSACGAMGTGVPSGLAAALRTPGRQVLAFCGDGGFAMTGLEMATAVDRAVNLKVIVCNNASFGTIAQHQERQFPGREYGTKLAAINFMALAQAFGFAGHRISRLQEVANLQEIIARPEIAIIEILA from the coding sequence ATGACCAGATACAGGATTGCAGATCTCATCGCCGAAACGATCCGACTCAATGGAGGCGACCGTGCCTTCAGCGTGCCCGGGGAAAGCTTCCTTGGATTGTTGGATGCGTTGCGCGACATGGATGACATCGACGTGGTGACCTGCCGTCACGAAGGTTCTGCAGGGCTTGCCGCTGTGGCGGATGCAAAACTCACAGGCAGGCCTGGTGTCCTGATGGTCAGCCGAGGACCTGGCCTGTTCAATGCCGGGCTTAGCCTTCACGTGGCTCAACAAGAGGCCATACCCATGCTGGTCTTCGTCGGACAGGTGGACCGTGGCGACCTTACCCGCGGCGCAGTGCAGGAAGTGGACGGCGGTCGGGCCTTTCTGAGCACCGCGAAATGGCACACGAGGCTGGATCGGGGAGACCGTGCTGCAGAACGGCTCGCTCGCGCATTTGCCGTCAGCCAGACCGGCACTCCGGGGCCCGTTGTCATCGAATTGCCCGAGGACGCCTTGCTGGATGAGGTGAATGACCAGGCCACCGCTTTCCGCTTGCCGCGGCCTGGCCCGACCCTTGCCGAGGTCGAAGAAGTTGTGCACATGATAACGCATGCTCGCAAGCCTTTGATTTTGGTTGGTTCAGAGGATCGCTCGTCCGAATTTCGCAGCTCGATCCTGGCCGTCGCGGAGGCATTTAATATCCCCGTCATGGCGACCAACAAATGCCAAGACCAGTTTCCCAACACGCATCCGCTCTGGGCCGGGCAGCTTGGTTTTTTTCCGACTGAAGCGAATAAGGCAAAGATGGAAGCGACGGATCTCCTTATCGCAGTTGGGACCCAGATGGGCGATCTGGATACACTGGGGTATAGCGCGCCTTCGGCGGCTACACCTGTCATTCACGTTTTTCCCGATCAGGGGCCTCTGGCACATCTTCGCGGTGCGACTCTGCCGGTCTTGTCGGGAAGCAGGGCCTTCCTGATACCGTTGGCGAACAAAGCACCAATCGAGCTTCCTGATCGCCGGACCTGGTTGAAGGAGATTGCCCGGTTACAGTCGACACCGACCACCCCGTCAAAGAGCGACATCTGGTCCACAAGTGTCGCCATGATAGCCCAATGCGCAGAGATGGATGCGGTGATCACGACAGATAGTGGCAATTTCGCTGCTGCTGTTCATGCGAACTTCCGATTCAATCCCGAGATGATGCTACTCGGGTCGGCCTGCGGCGCGATGGGAACAGGAGTGCCCTCGGGCCTGGCCGCGGCGCTGCGGACACCAGGGCGGCAGGTTCTGGCGTTTTGCGGTGACGGAGGGTTCGCGATGACGGGACTGGAAATGGCCACAGCCGTCGATCGTGCCGTCAATCTGAAGGTGATCGTCTGTAACAACGCGAGCTTCGGAACGATAGCTCAGCACCAGGAGCGGCAGTTTCCCGGTAGGGAATATGGGACGAAGCTAGCGGCTATCAACTTCATGGCTCTCGCGCAGGCTTTCGGCTTTGCAGGGCACCGGATCTCGCGCCTGCAGGAGGTCGCCAATCTGCAAGAGATTATCGCGCGGCCCGAGATCGCCATCATCGAGATTCTGGCCTGA